The Amblyomma americanum isolate KBUSLIRL-KWMA chromosome 5, ASM5285725v1, whole genome shotgun sequence genome window below encodes:
- the LOC144133962 gene encoding uncharacterized protein LOC144133962, giving the protein MSLRHVKKRCSVVHCDSVDSTIGVTLHRFPLDFHRCRAWAQFCRNVSLEKKAPSQLRELRICSRHFEPSVYLPSGRLRHDALPTRASIADTSSECSSDMDCSQSLSETSASVRRAGDPGEQGCMHN; this is encoded by the exons atgagcttgcggcatgtgaagaaacgatgctccgtggtacactgcgacagcgtggatagtaccattggtgtcacgctacaccgattcccgctggactttcacag gtgccgagcgtgggcgcagttctgccgcaacgtcagcctggagaagaaggcgccgtcgcagctacgagaactcaggatttgctcgaggcacttcgaaccatctgtgtatctgccgtcaggaaggctgcgacacgatgctttgcctactcgagcaagcattgccg acacctcaagcgaatgcagcagcgacatggactgttcacaatctctgagcgaaacttcggcatcagtgcgccgggctggagacccaggtgagcagggttgtatgcataactga